A genomic segment from Vibrio panuliri encodes:
- a CDS encoding 1-pyrroline-5-carboxylate dehydrogenase encodes MVHHVANFTNAFSAWENWNLTDFESKSECLLSLKASLQNPLHAAVVGFHLQQAEQLLSFTHQLVGPTGETNELYTAGRGVTVIAADVVSEQAQLAIVAQCTAALIAGNSVIVCSDDSEFTQNFEAAYQQSSLPTNLMHFASFEALNQVLESDVRAVGFIGSSEGERSLNRQLAARDGAIVALVSETDLATQTVAHDPHLSLRFITERTRTINITAVGGNATLLGAVDSD; translated from the coding sequence ATGGTGCATCATGTTGCTAATTTTACCAATGCCTTCTCTGCTTGGGAGAACTGGAACTTAACCGACTTTGAGTCCAAAAGTGAATGCCTACTTTCACTCAAAGCCTCACTACAAAATCCGTTGCACGCCGCCGTTGTGGGCTTTCACCTACAGCAAGCGGAGCAATTACTTTCATTTACTCATCAGTTAGTTGGACCTACTGGCGAAACTAACGAGTTATACACGGCGGGGCGAGGCGTAACGGTTATCGCCGCAGACGTGGTGAGTGAACAAGCTCAACTCGCGATAGTGGCGCAGTGCACAGCAGCGTTGATTGCTGGCAACAGTGTGATTGTATGCAGCGATGATAGCGAGTTTACTCAAAATTTCGAGGCGGCTTATCAACAGTCGTCTCTGCCAACAAACTTGATGCATTTTGCTTCTTTTGAAGCATTGAATCAGGTGCTTGAATCTGATGTTCGTGCAGTAGGTTTTATTGGTTCATCCGAAGGGGAGAGAAGTCTTAACCGCCAATTGGCTGCGCGCGATGGTGCGATTGTGGCCTTAGTGTCGGAGACAGACTTAGCCACGCAAACGGTGGCGCACGATCCCCACCTATCACTCAGATTTATCACTGAGAGAACCAGAACAATAAATATAACAGCAGTGGGCGGCAATGCGACTTTACTGGGGGCTGTCGATTCCGATTAG
- a CDS encoding AraC family transcriptional regulator, with product MSDENKSSSPTPSLLVPKPAELVTLPSYMDCHDHYYTQIVIGLKGQAEFEVNGVGNLVGPGQGCVVTSGSGHAFGGVFEQSDILVLNMPLPSQTEPLMLKKLNELNQKDVYFQLDVQIQRLIQMLVAEMQASPDDLLLSRACNDTVMALLQRHTSTLQVSRKESRFDLDAIDRYIEQHLTQKISVAQLAGSVFLGESQFHSLFKEQLGVTPHQYVLSKRIDMAKQLIEQRNLTLGQIAELTGFSGQSTFAHAFSRLQGLSPSQYKKRFG from the coding sequence ATGAGCGACGAAAACAAATCTTCCTCCCCAACACCGAGTTTGCTGGTGCCAAAACCTGCGGAGCTGGTGACTTTGCCTTCCTATATGGATTGTCATGACCATTACTACACGCAGATTGTGATTGGACTTAAAGGGCAAGCGGAATTTGAAGTTAATGGGGTTGGCAACTTAGTCGGTCCAGGGCAGGGGTGTGTGGTGACTTCGGGTTCTGGTCATGCATTTGGTGGCGTGTTCGAGCAATCCGACATTTTGGTATTAAACATGCCATTACCGAGTCAGACCGAGCCTCTGATGCTGAAAAAGCTTAATGAGCTTAACCAAAAAGACGTTTATTTTCAGTTGGATGTGCAAATTCAACGCTTAATACAGATGTTGGTGGCAGAAATGCAAGCCAGCCCAGATGACTTACTACTTAGCCGTGCCTGTAATGATACTGTGATGGCATTGCTGCAGCGCCACACATCCACATTACAAGTTAGCCGCAAAGAGTCTCGTTTTGATTTGGACGCCATCGACCGTTATATCGAGCAACATTTGACACAAAAGATCTCAGTCGCACAGCTCGCAGGCAGTGTTTTCTTGGGGGAGAGTCAGTTTCACAGCTTGTTCAAAGAGCAGTTGGGCGTGACACCACATCAATATGTGCTGTCGAAACGAATCGATATGGCTAAGCAGTTAATTGAGCAGCGCAACTTAACACTTGGACAAATTGCTGAGCTCACGGGGTTCTCTGGGCAAAGTACATTTGCTCATGCCTTCTCACGTCTTCAAGGACTGTCGCCCTCTCAATATAAGAAACGATTTGGTTAA
- a CDS encoding SUMF1/EgtB/PvdO family nonheme iron enzyme: MRTRFSTLFLALAPCLISASAVAESTTADSVVAIEDQLFSKHAELKNAQQTRNEQQTIVAQRKDELAEITQQGASLNKKFLAAKTQLETDYQRMIDDPSVDLAATQAAYQDVWKQLKQNQSQQLSAEQSLEEAQQQLITQQAQVRAIEEEIAQFDSAKIRARVERLKNELTPEQEVSVGFTNRCQSDMTLAQCDAQTRELALQKAVKTFQTQLIDQVTEASLVQANANKASFNIHVLRHKTTKAGFYDGQRYQTLMDVALEARPSETTACTLLGVDKQYCFAPGYVSGQQFQDEQEIAWVTLAIRSNQYNDSVFVDGVSYGSTPVEIMLPVGQHHLVIKKDGYKTFKQDIALNGDRNFRANLKQNANELKAGDQFADLIGNGMKAPQMVAVTPGEYMLGENASNQFFLDHAFGIGATPVTVGDFDHFVRQTDYQTDAELKNTCTALENGEVTAVAKSYWRNPGFKQAANSPVVCVSRNDAEAYVEWLSSQTGHQYRLPSEDEWEIAARAGSQEDYWWGNHFVSGDANTGWSSSPWANISTSPVTAFPANSLGIYDAVGNVWQWTNHQQGVAKGGAWNFSPAQAVAYERLYLSPSSAANYVGFRVVRAIN, encoded by the coding sequence ATGCGAACACGTTTCTCGACTCTTTTTTTGGCACTTGCCCCCTGTCTTATCAGTGCTTCTGCTGTTGCAGAATCCACAACCGCAGACTCGGTGGTAGCAATTGAAGATCAGCTATTTTCGAAACATGCCGAACTAAAAAATGCCCAGCAGACTCGTAATGAACAACAAACAATCGTTGCTCAGCGCAAGGATGAGTTAGCGGAAATAACGCAACAGGGCGCATCACTCAATAAAAAGTTCTTAGCGGCAAAAACTCAGTTAGAAACTGATTACCAACGAATGATTGATGACCCAAGCGTCGATCTAGCAGCGACACAAGCTGCCTACCAAGATGTTTGGAAGCAACTAAAACAGAACCAAAGCCAACAGCTCAGTGCCGAGCAGAGCCTTGAAGAAGCCCAACAACAATTAATCACGCAGCAAGCACAAGTGCGTGCTATCGAAGAAGAGATCGCACAGTTTGACAGTGCGAAAATCCGTGCGCGTGTTGAACGGCTTAAAAATGAGTTAACCCCTGAGCAAGAAGTCAGCGTTGGCTTTACCAATCGCTGTCAATCCGATATGACGCTTGCACAATGTGATGCGCAAACGCGTGAACTGGCATTGCAAAAAGCAGTAAAAACCTTCCAGACACAGTTAATTGATCAAGTCACTGAAGCTTCGTTGGTACAAGCGAATGCCAATAAAGCCTCGTTCAACATTCATGTACTGCGCCATAAAACGACTAAGGCAGGGTTTTATGATGGTCAGCGCTACCAAACATTGATGGATGTGGCACTAGAGGCCCGCCCTAGTGAGACAACCGCCTGTACTTTACTTGGCGTCGACAAGCAATACTGCTTTGCCCCTGGTTATGTCTCGGGTCAACAGTTCCAAGATGAACAAGAAATTGCTTGGGTGACATTAGCGATACGTTCTAACCAATACAATGACAGCGTATTTGTCGACGGTGTCTCTTACGGCAGTACGCCGGTCGAGATTATGCTGCCAGTGGGTCAACATCATTTGGTGATCAAAAAAGATGGCTACAAGACCTTTAAGCAAGATATCGCGCTGAATGGGGACCGCAACTTTAGAGCCAATCTCAAACAAAATGCCAACGAGTTGAAGGCGGGCGATCAGTTTGCCGACCTAATTGGAAACGGCATGAAAGCACCACAGATGGTCGCGGTCACTCCTGGTGAATATATGCTTGGCGAGAACGCTTCAAATCAATTCTTCCTTGATCATGCTTTCGGAATCGGTGCGACACCTGTCACGGTAGGGGATTTTGATCATTTCGTTCGTCAAACCGACTACCAGACCGATGCTGAGTTAAAAAATACCTGCACTGCGCTAGAAAATGGTGAAGTGACAGCGGTAGCCAAAAGCTATTGGCGTAATCCAGGCTTTAAACAAGCAGCCAACTCGCCAGTGGTCTGTGTCAGCCGTAATGATGCCGAAGCCTATGTTGAATGGCTTTCAAGTCAAACAGGCCATCAATACCGATTACCAAGCGAAGATGAATGGGAAATTGCAGCTCGCGCCGGCAGTCAAGAAGACTACTGGTGGGGGAATCATTTTGTCTCTGGTGATGCAAACACCGGCTGGAGCAGTTCTCCATGGGCTAATATCAGCACGTCTCCTGTTACAGCCTTCCCAGCAAACTCTCTCGGCATCTACGATGCGGTCGGAAATGTGTGGCAATGGACCAATCATCAGCAAGGCGTAGCCAAAGGCGGAGCTTGGAACTTCTCTCCGGCTCAAGCCGTAGCCTATGAACGCCTCTACTTATCACCATCAAGTGCGGCAAATTACGTTGGATTTCGCGTAGTTAGGGCAATTAACTAG
- a CDS encoding PEGA domain-containing protein, producing MITRRIPALLLALSPFWLSTSVAAEEASADPVAVIDEKLSNKQSELSTTVAEYDSEAQRFQQLQNENAKLKRDEQELNAKRNRAKSALDKQYSRLLDDPDIDLMSFQKEYQDAWASVKQNQSEMLENQQLATESEVRLSQIKQKQARLKAEFTYLEEQKVEARVKRLAAELSESDVIQTSFKTTCSATMTLGECTSQGQQLTKQKAVKAFKAKLMDRLTEANLAKQNANGVQLNVHVQESQIIRAGFEGNNSYFTELQAQLQAKPEATAACKMLNVSSRYCLKDESIAQKKQQDKNWVSVTVRSDQYNDNVVINGVKYGSTPVELMLPKGLHKVTVSKQGYQTYNREVTITHNDTVWVKLRSNEQS from the coding sequence ATGATCACACGTCGCATCCCAGCGCTATTGCTCGCGCTAAGCCCATTTTGGCTATCGACTTCGGTAGCTGCAGAAGAAGCTTCCGCTGATCCTGTTGCTGTCATCGATGAAAAACTAAGCAACAAACAATCAGAACTTAGTACTACCGTAGCTGAGTACGATTCTGAAGCTCAACGATTTCAGCAACTGCAAAATGAAAACGCCAAACTAAAGCGTGATGAGCAGGAACTGAATGCTAAGCGTAATCGAGCAAAATCTGCGCTAGACAAGCAGTACAGCCGACTACTTGACGATCCTGACATCGATTTAATGAGCTTCCAAAAGGAGTATCAAGATGCATGGGCTTCGGTTAAGCAAAATCAGTCTGAGATGCTTGAGAACCAGCAGTTAGCGACAGAAAGCGAAGTTCGCCTTTCTCAAATTAAGCAGAAACAAGCTCGCCTAAAAGCAGAATTTACTTATCTAGAAGAGCAAAAAGTTGAAGCTCGAGTTAAGCGCCTAGCAGCGGAACTGAGTGAAAGCGATGTGATTCAAACCAGTTTTAAAACGACTTGTTCTGCAACGATGACGCTGGGTGAGTGTACTAGCCAAGGTCAACAACTAACAAAACAAAAAGCGGTGAAAGCATTTAAAGCGAAGCTGATGGATAGACTGACAGAAGCAAACCTCGCGAAGCAAAATGCCAATGGTGTTCAGTTGAACGTGCACGTTCAAGAAAGCCAAATCATCCGTGCCGGTTTTGAAGGTAACAACAGTTACTTCACTGAACTTCAAGCGCAACTTCAAGCCAAACCTGAAGCGACCGCAGCATGTAAGATGTTGAACGTTTCTTCACGCTACTGTTTGAAAGACGAGTCAATCGCGCAAAAGAAGCAACAAGATAAAAACTGGGTGAGCGTAACGGTACGTTCAGATCAGTACAACGATAACGTGGTGATCAACGGTGTAAAATACGGCAGCACTCCTGTTGAGCTAATGCTACCGAAAGGTCTACACAAAGTAACGGTTTCCAAACAAGGTTACCAAACCTACAACCGTGAAGTGACCATCACGCACAACGATACGGTATGGGTAAAACTGCGCTCAAATGAACAAAGCTAA
- the putA gene encoding bifunctional proline dehydrogenase/L-glutamate gamma-semialdehyde dehydrogenase PutA, whose amino-acid sequence MFTATDVLNAEFIEQPLDKLWALISPLYMVDESQWLEQLLPLATPSEPENAQIAQQTTQLIEAIRADKKSVQMIDALLLEYSLDTQEGILLMCLAEALMRIPDADTADALIRDKLSVADWKSHLKNSDSVFVNASTWGLMLTGKVVGLGANQQPSPSQAVNRLVNKLSEPVIRQAMNQAMKIMGHQFVLGRSIHEAQKNGLAMREKGFTYSYDMLGEAALTAADANKYFKDYLMAIEAVGRDISATTASPAPSVSIKLSALHPRYEVANQARVMTELHDILLQLLTRARELDVAITIDAEEADRLELSLKLFAKLFQHPTVQGWGKFGLVIQAYSKRALPVLVWLNRLAKQQGDVIPLRLVKGAYWDSEIKWSQQAGYENYPVYTRKESTDVAYLACARFLLSEGVRGNIYPQFASHNAQTVTSIAQMATHRDYEFQRLHGMGESLYNHVMTTYQQPVRIYAPVGSHKDLLPYLVRRLLENGANSSFVHRLVDARCPVESLTVHPVDALTQFESLSNRSIPLPRDIFPNRKNSLGINIDIESEALLLEPQVAQWMTHQWHLGPVINGQSVDESMIKEKAEQVVVTAPYDRRIEVGTMTFSNLDHVSEAIAGAELAFTTWHSLPFAERAKPLEKLADLLEQNLAELVALCHKEAGKTIHDAIDEVREAVDFCRFYAKQESALAPISVASFDGTDKQVTRQGRGVFVCISPWNFPLAIFLGQVTAALVAGNTVVAKPAEQTSLIAARAVGLMLEAGFPAGVIQLVVGKGAEIGAALTSHPAIAGVAFTGSTLTAQRINQSLAKREAAPVPLIAETGGQNAMIVDSTALPEQVVRDVIRSAFASAGQRCSALRVLYVQEDIADRIIGLIHGAMNELSVGLPYLHATDVGPVIDSGAKQKLIKHIDSMASQYKTVAQLTLGDACEHGDFVAPCAFEIDDIRSLGEEQFGPILHIVRYKAKELAQVIAHINQTGFGLTLGIHSRNETTYRWIEKHARVGNSYINRDQVGAVVGVQPFGGQGLSGTGPKAGGPHYLFRFTQTAVSQ is encoded by the coding sequence ATGTTTACAGCAACAGATGTGTTGAACGCTGAGTTTATCGAGCAGCCGCTAGATAAACTGTGGGCGTTGATCTCGCCACTTTATATGGTGGACGAATCACAATGGCTTGAGCAACTTCTCCCTTTGGCGACGCCAAGTGAGCCAGAGAATGCGCAGATAGCACAACAAACAACGCAATTAATCGAAGCCATCCGCGCAGATAAAAAATCCGTTCAAATGATTGATGCCTTGTTACTTGAGTACAGCTTAGATACTCAAGAAGGGATCTTATTGATGTGTTTGGCTGAAGCGCTGATGCGTATTCCAGATGCTGACACAGCGGATGCGCTGATCCGCGATAAACTCAGTGTGGCAGATTGGAAGTCTCACCTTAAGAATTCAGATTCGGTGTTTGTTAATGCCTCTACTTGGGGGTTGATGCTAACAGGCAAGGTGGTTGGTTTAGGTGCCAACCAGCAACCAAGTCCAAGCCAAGCAGTGAATCGCTTAGTTAACAAGTTGTCTGAGCCAGTGATTCGTCAAGCAATGAATCAAGCGATGAAGATAATGGGTCATCAGTTTGTTTTAGGGCGCAGTATCCACGAGGCACAGAAAAATGGCCTAGCTATGCGTGAGAAAGGCTTTACCTACTCATACGACATGCTTGGTGAGGCGGCGTTAACTGCTGCCGATGCAAATAAGTACTTTAAAGACTATCTGATGGCAATTGAAGCTGTGGGCAGAGATATCTCCGCGACAACTGCCTCGCCTGCACCATCAGTTTCTATCAAGTTATCTGCGTTACATCCCCGCTACGAAGTGGCGAATCAAGCTCGTGTAATGACTGAGTTACATGACATCTTGCTACAACTGCTGACTCGAGCAAGAGAGCTTGATGTTGCTATCACCATTGACGCTGAAGAAGCTGATCGACTTGAGCTGTCGCTAAAGTTATTTGCCAAATTGTTCCAACACCCGACTGTGCAAGGGTGGGGCAAATTTGGTTTGGTGATTCAAGCCTATTCTAAACGTGCATTGCCAGTGTTGGTTTGGTTGAACCGTTTAGCCAAACAGCAAGGCGATGTGATTCCTCTTCGCTTAGTGAAAGGGGCGTATTGGGACAGTGAGATCAAGTGGTCTCAACAGGCGGGTTATGAAAACTACCCGGTGTATACCCGCAAAGAGTCAACGGATGTTGCTTATCTTGCCTGCGCTCGCTTCTTATTGAGTGAAGGGGTACGCGGCAATATTTACCCGCAGTTTGCGAGTCACAATGCTCAAACTGTCACTTCAATCGCGCAGATGGCGACACATCGAGATTATGAATTTCAGCGTCTGCATGGTATGGGGGAATCTCTCTATAACCATGTTATGACCACATATCAGCAGCCCGTGCGTATTTATGCTCCTGTTGGTAGCCATAAAGATCTTCTGCCTTATTTGGTTCGCCGTCTCCTTGAAAATGGCGCAAATAGCTCTTTTGTTCATCGTTTGGTCGATGCTCGTTGTCCTGTTGAAAGTTTGACGGTTCATCCGGTCGATGCGCTGACTCAGTTTGAAAGTTTAAGTAACCGCTCTATCCCGCTGCCACGTGATATTTTCCCAAATCGAAAAAACTCGTTGGGAATTAATATTGATATCGAAAGCGAAGCGCTGCTTTTGGAACCGCAAGTGGCACAATGGATGACGCATCAATGGCACCTTGGTCCTGTGATTAATGGACAGTCAGTTGACGAAAGCATGATCAAGGAAAAGGCAGAGCAAGTTGTGGTGACCGCCCCTTATGACCGTCGTATCGAAGTTGGAACCATGACTTTCTCCAACCTTGATCATGTTTCCGAAGCGATCGCCGGAGCGGAGCTCGCGTTTACCACTTGGCACTCTTTACCGTTTGCTGAAAGAGCAAAACCATTGGAGAAACTGGCGGATTTATTGGAGCAAAATCTCGCCGAGTTGGTAGCGCTGTGCCACAAAGAGGCGGGCAAAACCATCCATGATGCGATTGATGAAGTGCGTGAAGCTGTCGACTTTTGCCGTTTTTATGCCAAGCAAGAATCAGCGCTCGCGCCTATCTCGGTCGCGAGCTTTGACGGCACTGATAAACAGGTCACTCGCCAGGGGCGTGGTGTGTTCGTTTGCATTAGTCCTTGGAACTTCCCTTTGGCAATTTTCCTCGGGCAAGTGACGGCGGCGTTAGTTGCTGGCAATACCGTTGTAGCAAAACCTGCTGAGCAAACCAGCTTAATTGCTGCGCGAGCGGTTGGGCTGATGTTAGAGGCCGGTTTCCCTGCTGGTGTTATTCAACTCGTCGTGGGTAAGGGCGCTGAAATTGGTGCGGCACTGACTTCCCATCCTGCCATCGCAGGCGTTGCGTTTACCGGTTCAACGTTAACGGCGCAGCGAATCAATCAATCCCTTGCTAAGAGAGAGGCAGCTCCAGTGCCTTTGATTGCTGAAACTGGCGGGCAAAATGCAATGATCGTTGATAGCACAGCACTGCCTGAGCAAGTGGTGCGAGATGTGATTCGTTCTGCATTTGCTTCTGCTGGACAGCGATGCAGCGCGTTACGTGTGCTGTATGTGCAAGAGGATATCGCTGACCGCATCATTGGATTGATTCATGGCGCAATGAACGAGCTATCGGTTGGATTACCTTATCTGCATGCGACTGACGTTGGCCCTGTGATTGATAGTGGGGCAAAGCAAAAACTCATAAAGCATATCGACTCAATGGCAAGCCAATACAAAACGGTGGCCCAACTGACGTTAGGTGACGCTTGTGAGCACGGTGACTTTGTCGCACCTTGCGCGTTTGAAATTGATGACATTCGCTCTCTTGGAGAGGAGCAGTTTGGCCCAATCTTGCATATTGTGCGTTACAAAGCGAAAGAGTTAGCGCAAGTGATTGCCCATATTAATCAAACAGGGTTTGGTCTGACATTGGGTATTCATAGCCGCAATGAAACCACTTACCGCTGGATTGAGAAGCATGCCCGCGTAGGCAACAGTTACATCAATCGCGATCAAGTTGGTGCTGTGGTGGGTGTGCAACCTTTTGGAGGTCAGGGGTTATCAGGAACAGGACCAAAAGCTGGTGGCCCACACTACTTATTCCGATTCACACAAACTGCCGTTAGCCAATAA